From Acidihalobacter aeolianus, a single genomic window includes:
- the rimO gene encoding 30S ribosomal protein S12 methylthiotransferase RimO: MSKATPSSPTVGFVSLGCPKALVDSERILTQLRAEGYAISPSYDGADLVVVNTCGFIDAAVEESLEAIGEALDENGRVIVTGCLGGDETRVREAHPEVLAVTGPHAYEAVMSEVHRHLPAPHDPYASLVPPQGIKLTPRHYAYLKISEGCNHRCSFCIIPSLRGDLVSRPIGEVLAEAENLVNAGVQELLVISQDTSAYGVDVRYRTGFWRGRPLKSHVQTLAEALGELGVWVRLHYVYPYPHVDALIPLMAEGRILPYLDMPLQHGSPRILKAMRRPAASERMLERIHDWRAQCPDLTLRSTFIVGFPGETDEDFESLLEFLDEAQLDRVGAFAYSPVSGAAANELPDAVPEALKQERLERFMAHQAVISAQRLRARVGREIEVLVDEVGADGIVARSAADAPEIDGLVYIEGAADARPGERIRVTVTDTDEHDLWARAD; this comes from the coding sequence ATGTCCAAAGCCACCCCATCCTCCCCGACCGTGGGCTTCGTCAGTCTCGGCTGCCCGAAGGCGCTGGTCGATTCCGAGCGCATCCTCACCCAGCTGCGCGCTGAGGGCTATGCCATCTCGCCGAGCTACGACGGCGCGGACCTGGTGGTGGTGAACACCTGCGGCTTCATCGACGCCGCGGTGGAGGAATCCCTCGAAGCCATCGGCGAGGCCCTGGACGAGAACGGCCGCGTCATCGTCACCGGTTGCCTGGGCGGCGACGAGACCCGGGTGCGCGAGGCGCATCCCGAAGTGCTCGCGGTGACTGGCCCGCATGCCTACGAGGCGGTGATGAGCGAGGTGCACCGCCACCTGCCGGCCCCGCACGACCCCTACGCCAGCCTGGTGCCGCCGCAGGGCATCAAGCTGACCCCGCGGCATTACGCCTATCTCAAGATTTCCGAGGGCTGCAATCACCGCTGCAGCTTCTGCATCATCCCCAGCCTGCGCGGCGATCTGGTCAGCCGGCCCATCGGCGAGGTGCTGGCCGAGGCCGAGAATCTGGTCAACGCCGGTGTGCAGGAGCTGCTGGTGATCTCGCAGGACACCTCCGCCTACGGCGTCGACGTGCGCTACCGCACCGGCTTCTGGCGCGGACGGCCGCTCAAGTCCCATGTGCAGACCCTGGCCGAGGCGCTGGGCGAGCTGGGCGTGTGGGTGCGCCTGCACTACGTCTATCCCTACCCGCATGTCGACGCGCTGATCCCGCTGATGGCGGAGGGCCGTATCCTGCCCTACCTCGACATGCCGCTGCAGCACGGCAGCCCGCGCATCCTCAAGGCCATGCGTCGACCCGCGGCCAGCGAGCGCATGCTCGAACGCATTCACGACTGGCGCGCGCAATGTCCGGACCTGACGCTGCGCAGCACCTTCATCGTCGGCTTTCCCGGCGAGACCGACGAGGATTTCGAGTCCCTGCTCGAATTCCTCGACGAGGCGCAACTCGACCGCGTCGGTGCCTTCGCCTACTCTCCGGTATCGGGCGCGGCGGCCAACGAGCTGCCGGACGCCGTGCCGGAGGCGCTCAAGCAAGAGCGGCTGGAGCGATTCATGGCGCATCAGGCCGTGATCAGCGCGCAAAGACTGCGTGCGCGCGTCGGGCGCGAGATCGAGGTGCTGGTGGACGAGGTCGGCGCGGACGGCATCGTCGCGCGCAGCGCGGCGGACGCCCCCGAGATCGACGGCCTGGTCTATATCGAGGGCGCGGCGGACGCCCGGCCCGGCGAGCGCATCCGGGTGACGGTCACCGATACGGACGAACACGACCTGTGGGCGCGCGCGGATTGA